A single genomic interval of Gemmatimonadota bacterium harbors:
- a CDS encoding DNA methyltransferase encodes MTAKQLTLEIESFAPDWLKRELMDFNTFGKNTIVTSTETEPIRLETYVNEFWTAKQRAANALHEISYRACFKPQLPRFFIERLTLPGDAVYDPFAGRGTTLIESALLGRVPIGCDINPLSSIMTLPRLNPPTVDQVADRLSHIELEDVDEYPEDLLVFYHPETLKQICSLKKYLTEKADSLDWIDQWILLIALSRLTGHSSGFFSVYTLPPNQAVSVDSQKKINQKRNQKPPLRDIKNLILKKTRALLKHCDNQTRHTLTSVPQAKFLTQPSHSVPEIASNSVSLVVTSPPFLDVVNYAQDNWLRCWFCGIDPAAVPITMAKKVEQWQREMTKVFLELERVLKPSGHIAFEVGEVRHGKIKLEEAVIPCGIEAGLTPLLVLINDQKFTKTANVWGVDNTTKGTNTNRVVVFQKK; translated from the coding sequence ATGACCGCGAAACAACTGACATTAGAGATAGAATCCTTTGCGCCTGACTGGCTCAAACGAGAACTGATGGATTTCAACACATTTGGCAAAAATACAATTGTGACCTCTACGGAGACAGAGCCGATTCGCCTTGAAACTTACGTAAACGAATTTTGGACCGCCAAACAAAGAGCAGCCAATGCACTCCACGAAATATCATACCGGGCGTGCTTCAAGCCTCAACTCCCCAGATTCTTTATCGAACGACTAACCTTACCGGGCGACGCAGTCTATGACCCCTTTGCCGGACGGGGTACTACACTTATCGAATCTGCTCTTTTGGGACGCGTTCCCATAGGATGCGATATTAATCCGTTGAGTTCCATTATGACGCTTCCCCGCCTGAATCCCCCCACAGTTGACCAAGTCGCCGACAGACTATCCCATATAGAACTCGAAGATGTCGATGAATATCCAGAAGACTTACTGGTCTTTTATCACCCGGAAACTCTGAAACAAATTTGTTCGCTCAAAAAATATCTAACAGAAAAAGCCGACAGCCTCGATTGGATCGATCAATGGATTCTCCTGATCGCACTGAGCAGATTAACGGGACACTCATCGGGGTTTTTCTCTGTTTATACCCTGCCCCCTAACCAGGCTGTCTCCGTTGACTCACAAAAAAAAATCAATCAAAAAAGAAATCAAAAACCGCCATTGCGAGATATCAAAAATCTCATCCTGAAAAAAACACGCGCCCTTTTAAAACACTGTGACAATCAAACCCGACATACCTTGACAAGCGTTCCCCAGGCAAAGTTCCTCACACAACCCTCACATAGCGTCCCCGAAATCGCGTCCAACTCCGTCTCCCTCGTCGTAACCTCTCCGCCGTTTCTCGATGTCGTCAACTATGCACAGGACAACTGGTTGCGATGCTGGTTTTGCGGCATAGACCCCGCGGCAGTACCCATCACCATGGCGAAAAAAGTCGAACAATGGCAACGCGAAATGACAAAGGTCTTTTTGGAATTAGAGCGCGTCTTGAAACCCAGCGGACATATCGCCTTTGAAGTCGGTGAAGTCAGACACGGCAAAATAAAACTCGAAGAAGCGGTTATCCCGTGCGGCATCGAAGCGGGACTCACGCCATTGCTGGTTTTAATTAACGACCAAAAATTCACCAAAACCGCCAATGTATGGGGCGTTGATAATACAACAAAAGGGACAAATACCAATCGCGTCGTCGTGTTTCAAAAAAAATAA
- a CDS encoding thioredoxin family protein — protein sequence MRKLLAIALVVAMSFNAEAGKSQTLALGAEAPATDLEMKGTDGKVYTLESVQGEKGTLVIFSCNSCPWAVKWESRVASIGNAYRGKGFGVIVINPNDPRRAAEDSFDEMVTRAKTLSYEFPYVVDPASQVARAFGASRTPEIFLFNAKGKLAYHGAIDDNASDANAVEAAYLKDALDALLAGKDISISETKALGCGIKFNEDS from the coding sequence ATGCGTAAATTATTAGCCATTGCACTTGTCGTAGCGATGAGTTTTAATGCCGAAGCGGGCAAAAGCCAAACCCTCGCATTGGGCGCAGAGGCACCGGCAACTGACCTGGAGATGAAAGGCACCGATGGTAAGGTGTACACTCTGGAGAGCGTGCAAGGAGAGAAGGGTACTCTGGTTATTTTTTCGTGCAATTCCTGTCCCTGGGCGGTCAAATGGGAAAGCCGCGTAGCCAGTATTGGCAATGCGTATCGCGGCAAGGGGTTTGGTGTGATTGTGATTAATCCCAATGATCCCAGGCGTGCTGCAGAGGATAGTTTTGACGAGATGGTCACTCGTGCCAAAACCCTGTCTTACGAATTTCCCTATGTGGTCGATCCCGCATCCCAGGTCGCCCGCGCATTTGGGGCCAGCCGTACGCCAGAAATTTTTCTTTTTAACGCCAAAGGCAAGCTGGCGTATCACGGCGCGATTGACGATAATGCTTCGGATGCCAATGCGGTGGAAGCAGCGTACCTCAAAGACGCGCTCGATGCATTGTTGGCCGGGAAAGACATTTCAATATCCGAGACCAAAGCCCTCGGTTGTGGCATTAAGTTTAACGAGGATTCGTAG
- a CDS encoding phytanoyl-CoA dioxygenase family protein, giving the protein MTLSEQQIADYHEDGYLIIRNVLSASEANDLRRVVQEKVKRGAYPPKLSYPEPAKYTVSGNRLSEPGLTSISEHPTVMGAVESVLGQPAHLTAFVAYLRTPGDKGGGAHCDYKRWRPVGSSMNWVFAIIPLTDFDPVYGPFLVSPKSHKLTQVIDEEAHILDVNRPDRSQLPDFIDPELKAGDLLVVNEHVWHEAPAGTSTEDRCGIFNKYCAANAPPAAGYYPYNPAALEALSDEGKRLIPVCFDKPIETTRLLIECPNGGEPGFLLRRDDETDRWELPGGEGWEEEKLVGWDVGARVGSLQELTRTQLGLEVPWMSYIEDVEEEEGICRVYGFSDKNMDADALANGHCDWFTKAQIQHLGEGDAISRTVDLWQRADIIRGKGKACNQRKRQFE; this is encoded by the coding sequence ATGACCCTTAGCGAGCAACAGATTGCTGATTACCATGAGGATGGTTATCTGATTATTCGCAATGTCTTATCTGCGAGCGAAGCGAATGACCTTCGTCGCGTTGTGCAGGAAAAGGTCAAACGCGGTGCGTACCCACCAAAGCTCTCGTATCCCGAGCCAGCGAAGTACACTGTTAGTGGCAACAGGCTATCAGAACCGGGGCTTACTTCGATTTCCGAGCATCCGACGGTTATGGGGGCGGTCGAGTCCGTGCTGGGGCAACCGGCGCATTTGACGGCTTTTGTGGCGTATCTGAGAACGCCGGGCGATAAGGGGGGTGGCGCCCACTGCGATTACAAACGGTGGCGCCCCGTGGGTTCGTCGATGAACTGGGTGTTTGCCATTATTCCGCTGACTGATTTCGATCCGGTGTATGGTCCCTTTCTGGTGTCGCCGAAATCGCATAAATTGACGCAGGTGATTGACGAGGAGGCACATATATTAGATGTCAATCGGCCCGATAGGAGTCAGTTGCCGGATTTTATCGATCCAGAGCTTAAAGCGGGGGATTTGCTGGTTGTTAATGAGCATGTCTGGCATGAAGCACCTGCGGGTACAAGTACAGAAGACCGTTGCGGTATTTTCAATAAGTATTGTGCGGCTAATGCGCCTCCCGCTGCGGGATATTATCCGTATAATCCCGCAGCCCTTGAGGCTTTGAGTGATGAGGGGAAACGGCTTATTCCCGTGTGTTTTGACAAGCCGATTGAGACGACCCGTCTGCTTATCGAGTGTCCGAATGGCGGAGAACCAGGGTTCTTGTTGCGACGCGATGATGAGACGGATCGTTGGGAGTTGCCGGGCGGCGAGGGATGGGAAGAGGAAAAGTTGGTGGGCTGGGATGTCGGCGCGCGTGTCGGTTCTTTGCAAGAACTTACCAGGACGCAACTCGGGCTGGAGGTGCCGTGGATGTCCTATATTGAAGATGTGGAAGAGGAAGAGGGTATTTGTCGGGTTTATGGCTTTTCAGATAAAAACATGGATGCCGATGCGCTGGCAAATGGACATTGCGACTGGTTTACTAAAGCACAAATACAACATCTCGGCGAGGGCGATGCGATTAGTCGCACTGTTGATCTATGGCAGCGAGCAGATATTATTCGCGGCAAGGGCAAGGCGTGTAATCAGAGAAAAAGGCAGTTTGAATAA
- a CDS encoding glycogen debranching enzyme N-terminal domain-containing protein — translation MDIFIKKEICRDPGQAMGREWLETNGMGGFACSTIIGMNTRRYHGLLIPAQNESHGRFVALSKFEETLIVPDMGTFELGSNCYAGAIHPHGYTHLEHVRLDPFPTFTYCTDDLCFEKQIFMVYGQNTTVITYGAFDRPVMLTLRPLAAFRDYHHLTRQNDMLNGDVDICHGLVSFQPYSKYPPLYIAHNGEFQARGDWYYNFEYAVEAYRGLDSREDLYCPGEFTFDLEAGESAHLLVSLERGTCDQVNALRQAELDRRNKIVQSVPKCTGLSLSADAFLVKRSDARATIIAGYPWFTDWGRDTMIALPGLALVTGRFDEARDILAAYAHFCDKGMIPNRFPDCGDVPEYNSVDATLWYVYAVDRFLAYTDDYAFVRENLWGVLKEIIHCFVSGTRYNIHLDCDGLLYAGEPGVQLTWMDAKVGDWVVTPRQGKPVEVNALWYNALCVVRDLADRYGESRLSAEYAGLAEKTAARFVEAFWNSDAGCLYDCLTDTELDAAIRPNQIFALSLPHRMLDAARERSILDVVERELLTPYGLRSLSPSDAAYRGIYGGDPYSRDSAYHQGTVWAWLMGPFITSWVRIHGDEADVRISARDMLCPLLRHVEEAGLGHISEIFDGDPPHVSRGCFAQAWSTAEVLRAFAEDVLDKRPEIMK, via the coding sequence ATGGATATTTTTATAAAAAAAGAAATATGCCGAGATCCCGGTCAGGCGATGGGGCGGGAGTGGCTTGAGACCAATGGTATGGGGGGATTTGCGTGTTCTACGATTATTGGGATGAATACGCGGCGGTACCACGGTTTGCTCATTCCCGCACAAAATGAGTCGCACGGTCGATTTGTCGCGCTGTCCAAATTTGAGGAGACGCTTATTGTGCCCGATATGGGGACTTTTGAACTGGGCAGTAATTGCTACGCTGGTGCTATTCACCCACACGGTTATACCCATCTCGAACACGTCCGCCTGGATCCTTTTCCCACCTTTACCTATTGTACTGACGATTTGTGTTTTGAAAAGCAAATTTTTATGGTCTATGGTCAAAATACCACTGTGATTACTTACGGTGCTTTTGATCGCCCTGTTATGCTTACGTTGCGTCCGCTCGCGGCTTTCCGAGATTATCATCACCTGACGCGCCAGAATGATATGCTCAATGGCGATGTCGATATTTGTCATGGTCTGGTGAGTTTTCAGCCTTATTCGAAATACCCACCTTTGTATATCGCGCACAATGGAGAATTTCAAGCGCGAGGCGATTGGTATTACAATTTTGAATATGCTGTTGAAGCCTATCGCGGCCTGGATAGTAGGGAAGACCTGTATTGCCCCGGAGAATTTACCTTTGATCTCGAAGCGGGCGAATCCGCGCATTTGCTCGTCAGCCTTGAACGCGGCACATGCGATCAGGTGAATGCGCTTCGGCAGGCTGAGTTAGATCGAAGAAATAAAATTGTTCAATCAGTTCCCAAATGCACTGGTCTCAGTTTGAGTGCAGATGCCTTTCTCGTCAAACGCAGCGACGCACGCGCTACCATTATCGCGGGTTATCCCTGGTTTACGGATTGGGGGCGGGATACGATGATCGCGCTGCCCGGTCTCGCACTGGTGACCGGACGATTTGACGAAGCCCGCGATATTCTCGCTGCTTATGCACATTTTTGCGACAAGGGGATGATTCCAAATCGATTTCCCGATTGCGGTGATGTACCCGAGTACAATAGCGTGGATGCAACGCTTTGGTACGTCTATGCGGTGGATCGATTTTTGGCGTACACAGATGATTATGCTTTTGTGCGCGAAAATCTCTGGGGGGTGCTAAAAGAGATCATCCACTGTTTTGTTTCGGGAACGCGCTATAATATTCATCTGGATTGCGATGGGTTGCTCTATGCGGGGGAACCCGGTGTGCAACTGACATGGATGGATGCTAAGGTAGGAGACTGGGTCGTTACCCCGCGGCAGGGTAAGCCCGTTGAGGTCAATGCGCTGTGGTACAATGCACTGTGTGTGGTGCGCGATCTGGCTGATAGATATGGGGAATCCAGGCTCAGCGCCGAATACGCTGGTCTGGCTGAAAAGACAGCCGCGCGCTTTGTCGAGGCTTTCTGGAATTCCGATGCTGGATGTTTGTACGACTGTCTGACCGATACGGAGTTGGATGCGGCGATTCGTCCCAATCAGATTTTTGCACTAAGTTTGCCGCATCGCATGCTCGATGCCGCGCGTGAACGCAGTATTCTCGATGTGGTCGAACGCGAGTTGCTCACGCCTTATGGTTTGCGAAGTCTGTCGCCGTCCGACGCGGCATACAGGGGAATATATGGCGGTGATCCGTATAGTCGCGATAGCGCGTATCATCAAGGGACGGTTTGGGCATGGCTTATGGGTCCGTTTATTACTTCATGGGTTCGCATTCACGGTGACGAGGCAGATGTTCGTATTTCTGCGAGAGACATGTTGTGCCCTTTGTTGCGCCATGTTGAAGAGGCGGGTCTGGGACATATTTCTGAGATTTTCGATGGCGATCCGCCCCATGTATCTCGCGGTTGTTTTGCTCAGGCGTGGAGTACTGCCGAGGTCTTGCGCGCTTTTGCGGAAGATGTGCTGGACAAGAGACCCGAAATAATGAAATAG
- a CDS encoding DUF4038 domain-containing protein, which produces MNDIDQNGHEPVVTKWGRIEIDFESDKDYGNPIQEAALQVVFTSPFGSVYNVMGFWDGGRQWRVRFCPDEEGEWSYATFFSDAENTGLHNREGRFTCGPSQTGSEFDVHGPIALSANRRHFIFSDEKPFFYMADTAWNGCLRSTRDEWRYYLSVRVRQGFNTVQWVATQWRAAPDGDVEGNLAFSGVEKIAINPAFFQRLDDWVEMTFQAGLVNAPVMLWALGGRNHPEKSPGVSLSEDQMILLAEYMVARWACYPVVWILGGDGNYDGENAERWQRVGRAVFGKGPHAPVAMHSSGRRFPTDEFRSENWLDVVGYQSGHGDSDETLQWIVTGPPSEDWKMTPRQFYINMEPSYENHVAYHSKRPHDAASVRRALYWSLLNAPTAGVTYGGHGVWGWDDGSGPPVDHPYTGTPLPWHDALLMDGAEQVRHLVDAFDSIGWWTLRPAPELLGAQPGERDVHRHILISKSVANDLVVAYTPQGEAVEVKVAGLAPHLRGIWYNPRDGDVEAAVVREANGRRVYEAPGDGDWLLVMA; this is translated from the coding sequence ATGAACGATATTGATCAAAACGGTCATGAACCGGTTGTGACAAAATGGGGACGCATTGAGATCGATTTCGAGAGCGATAAAGATTACGGAAATCCCATTCAAGAAGCGGCGTTGCAGGTGGTGTTTACTTCGCCGTTTGGATCGGTCTATAATGTGATGGGATTCTGGGATGGTGGACGGCAATGGCGCGTGCGTTTTTGTCCAGATGAAGAGGGCGAGTGGTCGTATGCGACGTTTTTTTCAGATGCGGAAAACACGGGTTTGCACAATCGAGAGGGGCGTTTTACGTGTGGGCCATCGCAGACGGGCAGTGAATTTGATGTACACGGTCCTATCGCGCTGTCTGCAAACAGGCGGCATTTTATTTTTTCGGATGAGAAACCGTTTTTCTATATGGCGGATACGGCGTGGAATGGGTGTTTGCGATCAACGCGGGATGAATGGCGCTATTATCTCAGCGTGCGCGTGCGGCAGGGATTTAATACCGTGCAATGGGTGGCTACGCAGTGGCGGGCGGCTCCAGATGGCGATGTCGAGGGCAATCTGGCGTTTTCCGGTGTGGAAAAGATCGCAATAAATCCGGCCTTTTTTCAGCGGTTGGATGACTGGGTGGAGATGACTTTTCAGGCGGGTCTGGTCAATGCGCCCGTGATGTTGTGGGCACTGGGAGGGCGCAATCATCCGGAAAAGAGTCCGGGCGTTTCGTTGTCAGAGGACCAGATGATTCTGCTGGCTGAATATATGGTCGCGCGATGGGCGTGTTATCCCGTGGTGTGGATTTTGGGTGGGGATGGCAATTACGATGGCGAGAATGCCGAGCGATGGCAGCGCGTTGGTCGCGCGGTTTTCGGGAAAGGTCCCCACGCACCTGTGGCGATGCACAGTTCGGGGCGGCGATTCCCGACTGATGAATTTCGGTCTGAAAATTGGCTCGATGTGGTGGGTTATCAAAGTGGTCACGGCGACAGCGACGAGACTTTGCAGTGGATTGTGACGGGACCACCTTCAGAAGATTGGAAAATGACGCCGCGCCAATTTTATATTAATATGGAGCCTTCTTATGAAAATCACGTGGCCTATCATTCAAAGCGACCACACGATGCAGCGTCGGTGAGGAGGGCGTTGTACTGGAGTTTGCTCAATGCGCCAACCGCTGGCGTGACTTATGGGGGACACGGCGTGTGGGGGTGGGACGATGGTAGCGGGCCGCCTGTTGACCATCCCTATACGGGAACGCCTCTGCCCTGGCATGATGCGTTGCTGATGGATGGGGCAGAGCAAGTGCGGCATCTCGTCGATGCATTCGATTCTATCGGGTGGTGGACGCTGCGTCCGGCGCCGGAGTTGTTGGGCGCGCAGCCCGGCGAGCGAGATGTACACAGGCATATCTTAATTTCTAAATCTGTGGCAAACGATCTCGTGGTTGCCTATACACCACAGGGTGAGGCGGTGGAGGTGAAGGTGGCGGGTTTGGCACCACATCTACGGGGTATCTGGTACAATCCGCGCGATGGGGATGTCGAAGCAGCAGTAGTGCGCGAGGCCAATGGCAGGCGCGTTTACGAAGCACCGGGAGATGGCGATTGGCTTCTGGTCATGGCATGA